One region of Takifugu flavidus isolate HTHZ2018 chromosome 14, ASM371156v2, whole genome shotgun sequence genomic DNA includes:
- the LOC130537095 gene encoding remodeling and spacing factor 1-like isoform X48 — translation MAASAATASSSLGLCPNYAVICSFLERYGALLDLPELTFPQLERYLQDTSSVPKLLVDLHVKLLRKIGKSVSADRWEKYLVKVCQEFNTTWAWELEQKGYKEMQTECKAAILKYLCECQFDENVKFKTAINEEDPDKMRILPIGRDKDGQMYWFQLDQDDNVRVYVEEQDDLDGSSWKCIVKTRNDLAEVVALLKTQIDPELLKREQENMAESEKKENTEGEVKKSESSSDEDSRDGDVKCSVSQKVDWADNGVSQNSVIEGNVEAESCSEKPPADVNMCDKNLIIKKEPPDISDRKPNKETMAVSIKSENGEEVKTNGEVKKISPEGIQQALKTQEQAKIPLKKRGMKFSEDFDKNSNIIVPNPSLHHGNECAKTELAPEQAGKTLGVNDHVNGDVQAQAEKEPQSDSKPKETVRMEQENSPSEAKNEGLTEKPSAAAPVEAPAVAPVVAPAVAPVVAPAVAPVVAPVVAPEVAPVVVPAVAPEVAPEVAPEVAPEVAPAASPEVAPVVASEVAPVVAPAVAPEVAPAASPEVAPVVAPAASPEVAPAASPEVAPAASPEVAPVVAPAVAPEVAPEVAPEVAPVVASEVASVVAPAVAPEVAPEVAPAASPEVAPVVASVVAPVVAPEVAPEVAPEVAPEVAPEVAPVVAPEVAPEVAPEGALVEAPAVAPAVAPEVAPVTVSATPILPKNSNNQREKSPNDHKHTRSPSLKPDERHSAEESDRTEGTKTTMKEGLIDTRGDIEGEKAETREPTDKPDVEMAEIQKGTSQEAKNAVKTAAEEMVTETNSAEAPEKVESSKVKTFDHGDAEGKASMASEKETSQHSEGTANSDGGIKEDSTVAGESKMWVEKPAGKEEPSHPSEGRNTVRQPDPRPSRTEEDGERKSLSSDNKDDANDKNAALPTLDPPAEANEDEEKLEEEMQNKAECKTKDGLSQTPSKPDAGNETEQQNKDEKKTEVCSLEETPVRTQARTKRPVHRRRAEVQMEDWPTDAESDANVGRSLRRSPRISRPTAKAVEIHDKVSQNTTPAEKPEDEKSAKEKEEEEELEEAKATQKKPREKKVDQEGQTKSKGRKRRRVRWSNTRTHRKKRSSEDDASDQESSEEEESEEEDDSDEDYKVERGRRRRNRNRERRSSDSSTSSDDDLPPNDDPCKHCGLPNHPELILLCDSCDSGYHTACLRPPLMIIPDGEWFCPPCQHKQLCDKLQEQLQNLDAALKKKERAERRKERLIYVGISVENIIAPSVEEEPKPEIIKEKKEVKKSKSWGRRSTRNKKSISYRFDEFDEAIEEAIEEDVKEAEGGGAGRGKDMSNITGHRGKDMSAILQADDGKENGQVPRPTAGQRRKKRRRLNDLDSDSTVDEEESEEEFCLSESSEEFVASDNESEAETGVESNHSEGSDTPHVTSRIRNVPQRRHSSRKRQRPSWYSDEEEESGEEEEDEIVTEGSSEFSDGDLDMSRRRSRRSRKAQVNYRETSESEGSQADTNRSKLKPRRRQESSDSEVSFSGDSEDESRGKRRAGSSEEDSRERRRRLALKRRRASEEDNSDDSSDDSSEEEDRPIRKRVNRIDSDDDEEEDTWVAKEAAEKADEESNLAGSKLEPPSSNGQGRIKSPEGHPPARDQLTNTEPPKNAGVTPAAPLAPNGVSGQDVAGQEDDEDDLLGVTDLVDYVCNNEDL, via the exons ATGGCTGCTTCGGCGGCAACGGCGAGTTCTTCCCTTGGTTTGTGTCCTAATTATGCTGTGATTTGCTCCTTTCTGGAGCGTTACGGTGCTTTGCTGGACCTACCGGAGCTGACCTTTCCTCAGCTGGAGCGTTATCTGCAGGACACATCATCAG TTCCAAAGTTGCTGGTTGATCTCCATGTTAAGTTACTAAGGAAGATCGGCAAGTCGGTGTCAGCAGATAGGTGGGAGAAATATCTAGTAAAG GTGTGTCAGGAGTTTAATACAACATGGGCGTGGGAACTCGAACAGAAAGGATACAAGGAGATGCAAACAGAATGCAAAGCAGCCATTCTGAAA TACTTGTGTGAGTGCCAGTTTGATGAAAACGTGAAGTTTAAAACGGCCATCAATGAGGAAGACCCAGATAAGATGCGTATTCTGCCCATTGGCCGGGACAAAGATGGTCAGATGTACTGGTTTCAACTGGATCAAGATGACAATGTGCGCGTCTACGTGGAGGAACAGGACGATTTGGACGGGTCGTCCTGGAAGTGCATCGTCAA AACCAGAAACGACTTGGCTGAAGTGGTCGCTTTGCTCAAGACGCAAATTGATCCGGAGCTGCTAAAAAGGGAGCAGGAAAACATGGCAGAGTCTGAGAAGAAAGAGAACACGGAAG GTGAAGTTAAAAAGTCAGAGAGTTCGTCTGATGAAGACAGCAGAGACGGCGATGTTAAATGTTCTGTCTCACAGAAAGTTGACTGGGCTGACAACGGCGTCTCACAGAACAGCGTCATCGAGGGCAACGTCGAAGCGGAGTCGTGTTCAGAAAAACCCCCTGCGGATGTCAACATGTGCGACAAAAATCTGATCATTAAAAAAGAGCCGCCAGACATTTCTGACAGGAAGCCGAACAAAGAGACCATGGCTGTATCCATAAAGTCCGAGAATGGAGAAGAGGTGAAGACGAATGGAGAAGTTAAGAAGATCAGCCCTGAAGGGATCCAGCAAGCTCTCAAAACCCAGGAACAGGCCAAGATTCCTTTGAAAAAACGAGGGATGAAGTTTAGTGAAGACTTTGACAAAAACAGCAATATTATAGTCCCAAACCCATCCCTTCATCACGGGAACGAATGTGCAAAAACAGAGCTGGCCCCTGAGCAGGCGGGTAAGACGTTGGGCGTAAATGATCACGTTAACGGTGACGTCCAAGCCCAGGCAGAGAAAGAACCCCAGAGTGATTCAAAACCTAAAGAGACTGtgaggatggagcaggagaatTCACCTTCAGAGGCAAAAAATGAGGGTTTGACAGAAAAgccgtcagcagcagctccagtg GAGGCTCCAGCT gtggctccagtggtggctccagct gtggctccagTGGTGGCTCCAGCTGTAGCTCCAGTG gtggctccagtggtggctccagaggtggctccagTGGTGGTTCCAGCAGTAGCTCCAGAGGTAGCTCCAGAGGTAgctccagaggtggctccagaggtggctccagcagcatctccggAGGTGGCTCCAGTGGTGGCTTCAGAGGTGGCTCCAGTGGTGGCTCCAGCAGTAgctccagaggtggctccagcagcatctccggaggtggctccagtggtggctccagcagcatctccagaggtggctccagcagcatctccagaggtagctccagcagcatctccggAGGTGGCTCCAGTGGTGGCTCCAGCAGTAgctccagaggtggctccagaggtggctccagaggtggctccagTGGTGGCTTCAGAGGTGGCTTCAGTGGTGGCTCCAGCAGTAgctccagaggtggctccagag GtagctccagcagcatctccggAGGTGGCTCCAGTGGTGGCTTCAGTGGTGGCTCCAGTGGTggctccagaggtggctccagaggtggctccagaggtggctccagaggtagctccagaggtggctccagTG GTAgctccagaggtggctccagAGGTAGCTCCAGAGGGGGCTCTGGTAGAGGCTCCAGCTGTAGCTCCAGCTGTAgctccagaggtggctccagTGACTGTGTCAGCGACGCCAATTTTGCCCAAAAACTCCAACAATCAACGTGAGAAAAGTCCCAATGACCACAAACACACTAGAAGTCCGAGTCTGAAACCTGATGAACGTCATTCAGCTGAGGAGTCAGATCGGACTGAAGGAACAAAGACGACGATGAAAGAAGGTTTAATCGACACAAGAGGAGACATTGAAGGAGAGAAAGCAGAAACCAGAGAACCCACAGACAAACCTGACGTTGAAATGGCAGAAATCCAAAAAGGGACCAGCCAAGAGGCCAAAAATGCTGTCAAAACTGCAGCCGAGGAAATGGTAACTGAAACAAACAGTgcagaagctccagaaaaggtggAATCTTCTAAGGTGAAAACATTCGACCACGGagatgcagaaggaaaagcCAGCATGGCCTCGGAGAAGGAAACATCCCAGCATTCAGAGGGAACAGCAAACTCTGACGGTGGAATCAAAGAGGACTCCACAGTTGCCGGCGAAAGTAAGATGTGGGTGGAAAAAcctgcaggaaaagaagaaccaTCTCATCCTTCGGAGGGGAGAAACACAGTGAGACAACCTGACCCAAGGCCTTCAAGgacagaagaagatggagagcgGAAGAGTCTGTCGTCGGACAACAAAGATGACGCCAACGATAAAAATGCAGCGCTCCCAACCCTAGATCCTCCAGCAGAGGCCAACGAAGATGAAGAGAAGCTAGAAGAGGAAATGCAGAACAAAGCTGAATGTAAAACCAAGGATGGTTTGTCACAGACGCCCTCCAAGCCTGATGCAGGAAACGAAACTGAGCAACAAAACAAGGACGAAAAGAAGACGGAGGTCTGCTCGCTCGAAGAGACGCCAGTCAGGACTCAGGCCAGAACTAAACGGCCGGTTCACCGCAGGCGAGCCGAAGTCCAGATGGAGGATTGGCCAACGGATGCCGAATCGGACGCTAACGTGGGCAGATCGCTGCGGAGATCCCCTAGAATCTCAAGACCAACTGCAAAGGCTGTAGAGATCCACGACAAAGTGAGCCAGAACACCACGCCGGCGGAGAAGCCGGAGGATGAGAAGAGCGcgaaggaaaaagaggaagaggaggagctggaggaagccaaGGCCACGCAGAAGAAACCAAGGGAGAAAAAGGTTGATCAGGAAGGTCAAACCAAGTCAAAG GGAAGGAAGCGGCGGAGGGTCCGATGGTCCAACACACGGACGCATCGCAAAAAGCGAAGCTCTGAAGATGACGCCAGCGACCAGGAGTCGagcgaagaggaggagagcgaagaAGAGGACGACAGTGACGAGGACTATAAGGTGGAGCGAGGCAGAAGGCGGCGGAATCGCAACCGGGAGCGACGCAGCTCGGACTCCTCCACATCCTCGGATGATGACCTACCTCCAAACGACGACCCCTGTAAACACTGTGGTCTTCCAAATCACCCTGAGCTG ATCTTACTGTGCGATTCCTGTGACAGCGGCTACCACACGGCCTGCCTGAGGCCCCCCCTCATGATCATCCCTGATGGCGAATGGTTCTGCCCGCCCTGTCAGCAC AAGCAGCTGTGCGACAAACTGCAAGAGCAACTGCAAAACCTGGACGCCGCGTTGAAGAAGAAggaaagagcagagaggag GAAAGAGCGATTGATCTACGTTGGAATTAGCGTTGAAAACATCATCGCCCCCTCG gtggaggaggagccaaAGCCCGAGAtcatcaaagagaagaaagaagtgaAGAAAAGCAAGAGCTGGGGTCGAAGGTCAACGAGGAACAAGAAATCCATCAGCTACAG GTTTGATGAATTTGATGAGGCGATCGAGGAGGCCATCGAGGAAGACGTGAAAGAAGCAGAAGGCGGAG GAGCAGGACGGGGCAAAGACATGTCCAACATCACCGGCCATCGAGGAAAAGACATGTCCGCCATCCTGCAGGCCGACGACGGAAAAGAGAACGGCCAGGTACCGCGACCCACCGCCGGGCAGCGCAGGAAGAAACGCCGGCGCCTGAACGACCTGGACAGTGACAGCACcgtggacgaggaggagagcgaggaagagTTTTGTCTAAGCGAAAG CTCAGAGGAGTTTGTCGCCTCCGACAATGAATCGGAGGCCGAAACGGGCGTAGAGTCCAACCACAGCGAAGGCAGCGACACGCCTCACGTGACATCGCGAATCAGAAACGTGCCGCAGCGCCGACACAGctccaggaagaggcagaggccGAGTTGGTACTCGGACGAAGaagaggagagtggagaggaagaggaagatgaaataG TGACCGAAGGCTCCAGCGAGTTTAGTGACGGAGATCTGGACATGAGTCGACGGCGTTCCCGGCGGAGTCGGAAGGCTCAGGTGAACTACAGAGAGACCTCCGAGTCTGAAGGTTCTCAGGCCGACACCAATCGGTCCAAGCTGAAACCCAGGAGACGGCAGGAGAGCTCTGACAGCGAAG tcaGTTTCTCCGGCGACTCTGAGGATGAGTccagggggaagaggagagcggGCTCTTCTGAGGAGGACTCCAGAGAACGACGCAGGAGGCTTGCGCTGAAACGGCGACGGGCCTCCGAAGAGGACAACTCTGACGACTCGTCCGACGACTcctcggaggaggaggatcggCCCATCCGCAAAAGAGTGAATCGCATCGACTCGGACgacgacgaggaggaggacacttGGGTGGCAAAGGAAGCCGCTGAGAAAGCGGATGAAGAATCAAACCTTGCAGGCAGTAAACTGGAGCCGCCGTCCAGTAACGGACAGGGTCGAATAAAGAGCCCTGAGGGGCACCCCCCCGCCAGAGACCAGCTCACGAATACGGAGCCGCCCAAAAACGCCGGCGTCACGCCAGCCGCCCCCTTAGCACCAAACGGCGTGTCCGGCCAAGACgtggcaggacaggaggacgacGAAGACGACCTGTTAGGAGTCACAGACCTCGTGGACTACGTCTGCAATAACGAAGACttgtaa
- the LOC130537095 gene encoding remodeling and spacing factor 1-like isoform X50: MAASAATASSSLGLCPNYAVICSFLERYGALLDLPELTFPQLERYLQDTSSVPKLLVDLHVKLLRKIGKSVSADRWEKYLVKVCQEFNTTWAWELEQKGYKEMQTECKAAILKYLCECQFDENVKFKTAINEEDPDKMRILPIGRDKDGQMYWFQLDQDDNVRVYVEEQDDLDGSSWKCIVKTRNDLAEVVALLKTQIDPELLKREQENMAESEKKENTEGEVKKSESSSDEDSRDGDVKCSVSQKVDWADNGVSQNSVIEGNVEAESCSEKPPADVNMCDKNLIIKKEPPDISDRKPNKETMAVSIKSENGEEVKTNGEVKKISPEGIQQALKTQEQAKIPLKKRGMKFSEDFDKNSNIIVPNPSLHHGNECAKTELAPEQAGKTLGVNDHVNGDVQAQAEKEPQSDSKPKETVRMEQENSPSEAKNEGLTEKPSAAAPVEAPAVAPVEAPAVAPAVAPEEAPAVAPEEAPAAAPVVAPEVAPAVAPVVAPAVAPEEAPAAAPEVAPVVAPAAAPEVAPVVAPAVAPVVASVEAPVEASVVAPVVAPEEAPAAAPEVAPEVAPEVAPEVAPEGALVEAPAVAPAVAPEVAPVTVSATPILPKNSNNQREKSPNDHKHTRSPSLKPDERHSAEESDRTEGTKTTMKEGLIDTRGDIEGEKAETREPTDKPDVEMAEIQKGTSQEAKNAVKTAAEEMVTETNSAEAPEKVESSKVKTFDHGDAEGKASMASEKETSQHSEGTANSDGGIKEDSTVAGESKMWVEKPAGKEEPSHPSEGRNTVRQPDPRPSRTEEDGERKSLSSDNKDDANDKNAALPTLDPPAEANEDEEKLEEEMQNKAECKTKDGLSQTPSKPDAGNETEQQNKDEKKTEVCSLEETPVRTQARTKRPVHRRRAEVQMEDWPTDAESDANVGRSLRRSPRISRPTAKAVEIHDKVSQNTTPAEKPEDEKSAKEKEEEEELEEAKATQKKPREKKVDQEGQTKSKGRKRRRVRWSNTRTHRKKRSSEDDASDQESSEEEESEEEDDSDEDYKVERGRRRRNRNRERRSSDSSTSSDDDLPPNDDPCKHCGLPNHPELILLCDSCDSGYHTACLRPPLMIIPDGEWFCPPCQHKQLCDKLQEQLQNLDAALKKKERAERRKERLIYVGISVENIIAPSVEEEPKPEIIKEKKEVKKSKSWGRRSTRNKKSISYRFDEFDEAIEEAIEEDVKEAEGGGAGRGKDMSNITGHRGKDMSAILQADDGKENGQVPRPTAGQRRKKRRRLNDLDSDSTVDEEESEEEFCLSESSEEFVASDNESEAETGVESNHSEGSDTPHVTSRIRNVPQRRHSSRKRQRPSWYSDEEEESGEEEEDEIVTEGSSEFSDGDLDMSRRRSRRSRKAQVNYRETSESEGSQADTNRSKLKPRRRQESSDSEVSFSGDSEDESRGKRRAGSSEEDSRERRRRLALKRRRASEEDNSDDSSDDSSEEEDRPIRKRVNRIDSDDDEEEDTWVAKEAAEKADEESNLAGSKLEPPSSNGQGRIKSPEGHPPARDQLTNTEPPKNAGVTPAAPLAPNGVSGQDVAGQEDDEDDLLGVTDLVDYVCNNEDL; encoded by the exons ATGGCTGCTTCGGCGGCAACGGCGAGTTCTTCCCTTGGTTTGTGTCCTAATTATGCTGTGATTTGCTCCTTTCTGGAGCGTTACGGTGCTTTGCTGGACCTACCGGAGCTGACCTTTCCTCAGCTGGAGCGTTATCTGCAGGACACATCATCAG TTCCAAAGTTGCTGGTTGATCTCCATGTTAAGTTACTAAGGAAGATCGGCAAGTCGGTGTCAGCAGATAGGTGGGAGAAATATCTAGTAAAG GTGTGTCAGGAGTTTAATACAACATGGGCGTGGGAACTCGAACAGAAAGGATACAAGGAGATGCAAACAGAATGCAAAGCAGCCATTCTGAAA TACTTGTGTGAGTGCCAGTTTGATGAAAACGTGAAGTTTAAAACGGCCATCAATGAGGAAGACCCAGATAAGATGCGTATTCTGCCCATTGGCCGGGACAAAGATGGTCAGATGTACTGGTTTCAACTGGATCAAGATGACAATGTGCGCGTCTACGTGGAGGAACAGGACGATTTGGACGGGTCGTCCTGGAAGTGCATCGTCAA AACCAGAAACGACTTGGCTGAAGTGGTCGCTTTGCTCAAGACGCAAATTGATCCGGAGCTGCTAAAAAGGGAGCAGGAAAACATGGCAGAGTCTGAGAAGAAAGAGAACACGGAAG GTGAAGTTAAAAAGTCAGAGAGTTCGTCTGATGAAGACAGCAGAGACGGCGATGTTAAATGTTCTGTCTCACAGAAAGTTGACTGGGCTGACAACGGCGTCTCACAGAACAGCGTCATCGAGGGCAACGTCGAAGCGGAGTCGTGTTCAGAAAAACCCCCTGCGGATGTCAACATGTGCGACAAAAATCTGATCATTAAAAAAGAGCCGCCAGACATTTCTGACAGGAAGCCGAACAAAGAGACCATGGCTGTATCCATAAAGTCCGAGAATGGAGAAGAGGTGAAGACGAATGGAGAAGTTAAGAAGATCAGCCCTGAAGGGATCCAGCAAGCTCTCAAAACCCAGGAACAGGCCAAGATTCCTTTGAAAAAACGAGGGATGAAGTTTAGTGAAGACTTTGACAAAAACAGCAATATTATAGTCCCAAACCCATCCCTTCATCACGGGAACGAATGTGCAAAAACAGAGCTGGCCCCTGAGCAGGCGGGTAAGACGTTGGGCGTAAATGATCACGTTAACGGTGACGTCCAAGCCCAGGCAGAGAAAGAACCCCAGAGTGATTCAAAACCTAAAGAGACTGtgaggatggagcaggagaatTCACCTTCAGAGGCAAAAAATGAGGGTTTGACAGAAAAgccgtcagcagcagctccagtg GAGGCTCCAGCTGTAGCTCCAGTGGAGGCTCCAGCTGTAGCTCCAGCTGTAGCTCCAGAGGAGGCTCCAGCGGTGGCTCCAgaggaggctccagcagcagctccagtggtggctccagaggtggctccagctgtaGCTCCAGTGGTGGCTCCAGCTGTAGCTCCAgaggaggctccagcagcagctccagaggtggctccagtg gtagctccagcagcagctccagaggtggctccagTGGTGGCTCCAGCTGTAGCTCCAGTGGTGGCTTCAGTGGAGGCTCCAGTGGAGGCTTCAGTGGTGGCTCCAGTGGTGGCTCCAgaggaggctccagcagcagctccagag gtggctccagaggtggctccagaggtagctccagag GTAGCTCCAGAGGGGGCTCTGGTAGAGGCTCCAGCTGTAGCTCCAGCTGTAgctccagaggtggctccagTGACTGTGTCAGCGACGCCAATTTTGCCCAAAAACTCCAACAATCAACGTGAGAAAAGTCCCAATGACCACAAACACACTAGAAGTCCGAGTCTGAAACCTGATGAACGTCATTCAGCTGAGGAGTCAGATCGGACTGAAGGAACAAAGACGACGATGAAAGAAGGTTTAATCGACACAAGAGGAGACATTGAAGGAGAGAAAGCAGAAACCAGAGAACCCACAGACAAACCTGACGTTGAAATGGCAGAAATCCAAAAAGGGACCAGCCAAGAGGCCAAAAATGCTGTCAAAACTGCAGCCGAGGAAATGGTAACTGAAACAAACAGTgcagaagctccagaaaaggtggAATCTTCTAAGGTGAAAACATTCGACCACGGagatgcagaaggaaaagcCAGCATGGCCTCGGAGAAGGAAACATCCCAGCATTCAGAGGGAACAGCAAACTCTGACGGTGGAATCAAAGAGGACTCCACAGTTGCCGGCGAAAGTAAGATGTGGGTGGAAAAAcctgcaggaaaagaagaaccaTCTCATCCTTCGGAGGGGAGAAACACAGTGAGACAACCTGACCCAAGGCCTTCAAGgacagaagaagatggagagcgGAAGAGTCTGTCGTCGGACAACAAAGATGACGCCAACGATAAAAATGCAGCGCTCCCAACCCTAGATCCTCCAGCAGAGGCCAACGAAGATGAAGAGAAGCTAGAAGAGGAAATGCAGAACAAAGCTGAATGTAAAACCAAGGATGGTTTGTCACAGACGCCCTCCAAGCCTGATGCAGGAAACGAAACTGAGCAACAAAACAAGGACGAAAAGAAGACGGAGGTCTGCTCGCTCGAAGAGACGCCAGTCAGGACTCAGGCCAGAACTAAACGGCCGGTTCACCGCAGGCGAGCCGAAGTCCAGATGGAGGATTGGCCAACGGATGCCGAATCGGACGCTAACGTGGGCAGATCGCTGCGGAGATCCCCTAGAATCTCAAGACCAACTGCAAAGGCTGTAGAGATCCACGACAAAGTGAGCCAGAACACCACGCCGGCGGAGAAGCCGGAGGATGAGAAGAGCGcgaaggaaaaagaggaagaggaggagctggaggaagccaaGGCCACGCAGAAGAAACCAAGGGAGAAAAAGGTTGATCAGGAAGGTCAAACCAAGTCAAAG GGAAGGAAGCGGCGGAGGGTCCGATGGTCCAACACACGGACGCATCGCAAAAAGCGAAGCTCTGAAGATGACGCCAGCGACCAGGAGTCGagcgaagaggaggagagcgaagaAGAGGACGACAGTGACGAGGACTATAAGGTGGAGCGAGGCAGAAGGCGGCGGAATCGCAACCGGGAGCGACGCAGCTCGGACTCCTCCACATCCTCGGATGATGACCTACCTCCAAACGACGACCCCTGTAAACACTGTGGTCTTCCAAATCACCCTGAGCTG ATCTTACTGTGCGATTCCTGTGACAGCGGCTACCACACGGCCTGCCTGAGGCCCCCCCTCATGATCATCCCTGATGGCGAATGGTTCTGCCCGCCCTGTCAGCAC AAGCAGCTGTGCGACAAACTGCAAGAGCAACTGCAAAACCTGGACGCCGCGTTGAAGAAGAAggaaagagcagagaggag GAAAGAGCGATTGATCTACGTTGGAATTAGCGTTGAAAACATCATCGCCCCCTCG gtggaggaggagccaaAGCCCGAGAtcatcaaagagaagaaagaagtgaAGAAAAGCAAGAGCTGGGGTCGAAGGTCAACGAGGAACAAGAAATCCATCAGCTACAG GTTTGATGAATTTGATGAGGCGATCGAGGAGGCCATCGAGGAAGACGTGAAAGAAGCAGAAGGCGGAG GAGCAGGACGGGGCAAAGACATGTCCAACATCACCGGCCATCGAGGAAAAGACATGTCCGCCATCCTGCAGGCCGACGACGGAAAAGAGAACGGCCAGGTACCGCGACCCACCGCCGGGCAGCGCAGGAAGAAACGCCGGCGCCTGAACGACCTGGACAGTGACAGCACcgtggacgaggaggagagcgaggaagagTTTTGTCTAAGCGAAAG CTCAGAGGAGTTTGTCGCCTCCGACAATGAATCGGAGGCCGAAACGGGCGTAGAGTCCAACCACAGCGAAGGCAGCGACACGCCTCACGTGACATCGCGAATCAGAAACGTGCCGCAGCGCCGACACAGctccaggaagaggcagaggccGAGTTGGTACTCGGACGAAGaagaggagagtggagaggaagaggaagatgaaataG TGACCGAAGGCTCCAGCGAGTTTAGTGACGGAGATCTGGACATGAGTCGACGGCGTTCCCGGCGGAGTCGGAAGGCTCAGGTGAACTACAGAGAGACCTCCGAGTCTGAAGGTTCTCAGGCCGACACCAATCGGTCCAAGCTGAAACCCAGGAGACGGCAGGAGAGCTCTGACAGCGAAG tcaGTTTCTCCGGCGACTCTGAGGATGAGTccagggggaagaggagagcggGCTCTTCTGAGGAGGACTCCAGAGAACGACGCAGGAGGCTTGCGCTGAAACGGCGACGGGCCTCCGAAGAGGACAACTCTGACGACTCGTCCGACGACTcctcggaggaggaggatcggCCCATCCGCAAAAGAGTGAATCGCATCGACTCGGACgacgacgaggaggaggacacttGGGTGGCAAAGGAAGCCGCTGAGAAAGCGGATGAAGAATCAAACCTTGCAGGCAGTAAACTGGAGCCGCCGTCCAGTAACGGACAGGGTCGAATAAAGAGCCCTGAGGGGCACCCCCCCGCCAGAGACCAGCTCACGAATACGGAGCCGCCCAAAAACGCCGGCGTCACGCCAGCCGCCCCCTTAGCACCAAACGGCGTGTCCGGCCAAGACgtggcaggacaggaggacgacGAAGACGACCTGTTAGGAGTCACAGACCTCGTGGACTACGTCTGCAATAACGAAGACttgtaa